AATCCCCTGCAGTGCGCGCCAGACCAATCGTTGAAACGCCGTCGCCTTCACACTCACCGGCGGACGTATGATCGTCTCTCCCGTCAGACTGTCACACACTGCCTGCAGGAATCCTCGCAGCCCAACACGATCACGACACACCACCGCATAGGGATAGTCCTCGCGCAACGACGCCAGCAGCGAATGGTCGTCATCGCCGAGACTGACGGCGACGAGCCCACGCTCCGTCGCCGCCACCAGCACTCGCCCCAATTCGGTCGAGGCCGTCGAATACCGCAGTGTCACGCCGCGGCCACCAGCACGGAACCGCCCCGGCGTCATTCCCGTTTCGGCGCAGAACCGCTCATACACGCGGCTCCCGGAACCAAACCCCACGTCGTAAGTGGCATAGGTCACCGTGTCGCCTGCCTGCAGGAGCCGTTTCAACCGTTCCGTACGCTGGACTGACTGATAGGCCTTCGGAGACAAACCCACCCGCTCGCGGAAGATTCGTTGGAGATGCCAGGGACTCACCCCTGCCTCCCGGGCCAGGCAAGCCAGCGTGACCGGCTCTGTCAGATGCTCATCCAAGTAGCGCCGTGCTTGCGTAACGAGTTCG
This Nitrospiraceae bacterium DNA region includes the following protein-coding sequences:
- the ada gene encoding bifunctional DNA-binding transcriptional regulator/O6-methylguanine-DNA methyltransferase Ada: MQTISPHRAWQAVLHRDRRFDGRFVYAVGSTGIYCRPTCPSRRPARAYVTFFPTANEAESSGYRACLRCQPAAPGGSRSDELVTQARRYLDEHLTEPVTLACLAREAGVSPWHLQRIFRERVGLSPKAYQSVQRTERLKRLLQAGDTVTYATYDVGFGSGSRVYERFCAETGMTPGRFRAGGRGVTLRYSTASTELGRVLVAATERGLVAVSLGDDDHSLLASLREDYPYAVVCRDRVGLRGFLQAVCDSLTGETIIRPPVSVKATAFQRLVWRALQGIPRGQTRSYQEIADSIGSPGGARAVARACAANPLAILVPCHRVVRGDGRLAGYRWGIERKRRLLALEQVSSAGRGRPRRVVV